From the genome of Triticum aestivum cultivar Chinese Spring chromosome 1A, IWGSC CS RefSeq v2.1, whole genome shotgun sequence:
TGGGCTACGATCGATCGGTTTCTGATGGTACGCATGGCACGAGGAGCACAGTTTCATCACGACAGGGAAGGATTCGTGTCCGTCTATCGTATGGCCATGCGGGACTTGATCGTACTTTTTTCGGACTTCCGTGTAGTTGGGCTGGCTACGCAACTGCCCGCATCCATGTCAGCagacccaaccccccccccccctccagtccGCGGACAGATGCGAGAACAAATTTACGAATCAGCGTTGAACACACCCTTACAAACATGCAAAAACCGCCTGCCTTATGAGCAGTTGAACAATTCAGCACATTCCTAGCTGATGTAAGGAATTGaatgcacacaagtacacatacaTGGTTATAATTGTGTGGTTAGGTATATTAGGACGGTACATATGTGTGGTTGTGCGATGATGGGTCGACAGATGGTGGCAGCACAAAGCGATGTCTGGTGGTGCTTTTTGAGTGCATATGCACGAGTTTCAGAGATGAAAACTCTAGGTACAACCTTCATTAGTTGAACCTGGCTCGTGCGCCATTCACTTCTTGGATCCGTTGTTACTGAAGCACCTCTATGGAGCACTTCTTGAAGGCGTTGTTACTGAAGCACCTCTTGTTGTCTGGGGTTGCCATCAttaatggtggtggtggttgttgtTTGTTGTAACTGTTATGTCAGGTCGCTTTTTTATATTTGTCATAATTTGTTATGTGCATCTTTGATGTCTTGAGTAAATCTTAAGTCGTGTTGATGCAGAGGCTAGATATAATTGATACTAATATCTTCCCTTTACCAAAAGAAAACACACACATCACGCATAAAAAACAGACCCCGCGTCGTCCTTGTGGGCGACTCGAGTGGCGGCTTGATCCCTTTTTTCTGGAAACCCTCTCGTGAGACCTCCCCTCGCCATCGCGGGCTAGCGCCGTCGGGCTTGTCCTCGAGGCTGATGATGGTGGCGGCTTCCACTCCCGTGGCTCTTTGGGCGACATTTGATGAGGTGTGAAGGCTGATGCTGCAGTAGCGGCACTGGTGCTCCACGTATCCCGCGGAAGCATGGTTGGGGACGACCAGATCGGCACGATGGTGCCTACCGCCGCCGCTCATGGATGCCATAGAGAGGGAGCGTTCATCATTGGAAGTGGCCGCTTGTGGCGCAGTCATCTTCCTTGATAGGAGGATGGGAGCATGGAATACATATGATTGAGTGGGTGTTCCCGGGTCGTGCTTCTGACTCGCTCTTCAAATTTCTTGCCTTCTTGCAGTACTGGCATCCGCTCGCTAGGCCGAGGGATCGTGATCGTCTTTAGCTCTTGCTGGACGCCCTGGTGTCTACCGCGCGTCGGCTCTCCGCCCGCCTGCCCGCCTGCTTCGTAGCTTGCCCCTGGTGGCCTTTGTCGTTTCTGTTTCTTTCATTTGGGCGTCTTTGTGTTGTGGCCCCAGCTTTTCTCTTTTATGACTTTGTTTGAGACGTGGTTGTACGGACgtatgctttatctataaagcagggcgaaagcctgtttcgagaatACATATGATTCTCCTCATCCATGGTTGTGTCTTGCCTCTTCCTCCATCCCGCGCAGCCCGGGCGGTGCATACAACCTGGGAGGTGTTGACCACCCATGCTAGGGACGCTACTCCTCGGGTGACTCTTTGGTGTTGATGCGTGGCAAGTTGAGGTGGTGGACAAGTGCGGTTGTCGCCGCTGTCGCTCGCCTCCCCAGCAGGGAGGCGATGGTCATGGTGGTCCTCCACTCGGGCTTGGGCGCAAGGTCCGACGATGCCGTGAATATGGCCTGCATGCTACTGGGCAGTTGTCGGTTGGACGATGGTCATCTGAGGGACTTCGACATGTATGATCTGCGTCCATAGGCGAGGACGGCGGAGCTAGTGGCAGTGCATGCAACTATCAACTATATCATATAATACAGATTAGTCATTTGTTGCCACTTGTGAGGATGGTGCGGGGCTTCCGGAGTGTCCCCTACTCGGGATTTTGTGGGTGCCACCGTCCTTCCTCCTCGTGAAAGACTTCGTCAAGGTGGTGATGAGAGGCTCTTATCGCATCTCGTCAACCTACTACTCATGGGGGCTTGGCCATCACTCGTCATAAGGACCGTACACATATGCATCTATTGGGATTGAGGAAAGTGATGAAGACAATATAGGATGACTTCAATTGGTCAGAGTCTTGAGCTCCAAGGTGAAACCCTATGTCTAACTCTAGGTGGGCATACCTGGCAATGGCGGAGTTCTTTGCGTCGTTACGCTGATGAAAACCCACGATCTGATCTCGGTTGTTGGATTCGGCGATGGCGACACTTGAACAtcgttcccttcttggaggcgttgCATTGGAGAGCCTTTCTTGGAGTCCTTGTGCTGTCAAGGGACGGTTGGTGTCGGTCACTGTTGTATATTGTCAGTCGTTGTTTCCATTGCTTTGGTTTTTTCTCTCCATCCGCCTAGACATAGGTTCGGCCTTGTATGACTTTGCTCTTTGCCGGTGTGATCGTTTAGGTGCGTGTTTCGTGTTGGTTTTGTGCATCCTATTTATGCAGAGGCTAGGTGTGTACTCGTTATTATTGTATCCCTCCATGCTAGACTATGAGTCAATAAAAAACACACAATTTATCAATAAAATGTTGTGCATATGAATTGAATTTACTGTTTGTCCTGTATTAACATGTCCTCGGGGTGTTCTTGTGCTCGCTAAATGTTCTGCTATGTATCATGTATTAAAAATGAGTTGTACCCCATCTTTGAGAGTCCAATTACGTGCAGTCATCATTAGAGTCCTAAAGTCTGAATCTTTTCCCGGTGACTAACTGTGAGCAAGCTTTCACCGGCATTTGTGATTAATATATTTGGTATTTATTGTATTTACAATATATAGATTTTAAAATTTCTTGTTGCTCTCAATGTAAAGTCATGGATTTTCTGTAAGCTACAACCTTTACATATTAATAGAAATGTAATGATGTTGCATAGAATCGCAGGCAACTGACAACTTGAATTTTAAAGCAAAACAAACAATATCTCTCAAGTGCCAAAATCAATCGAACCCATCTTGAGAAGGTGAATCCAACGCATCAGTGCTCCTTCATAAAAGTGTAACTCTATTAAATCTTCCTTTTACTTTGACGCTAAGATGACTAAATATTCTATTCTCCATGTGGACTTTTTGGTATCTAATTTTTAATTCTTCTTAAGCTGTACCACTATAAGAATCTGTTGTGTCCAGGCCCTGAATTATTTGGTGGCCTGCTCCAAATTGCCTTTTGTTCTTCAAAGCTCGCAACGATGGCAGACTGTTTCTTGTTCGTTAAAGAATTTGCCAATCGATTGTAATATATTTCAACATTGAAATCACTTAACACATGCACCAGCTTTGTACTCTGCTTGCTGATCACAATCTGCCCATCCGTGCTTTTCATTGTATCGGCAAGGACGCTTATTCGCTTCACCTTTAAAGTTGATTTCAGGTCAGATCCTTGAACCATGTAAACCGCACCAAGAACTTCTCCCAAAAATATATCCTGAAAACACGAAAAGTTGCAGATAATTCTTAAATTTGAAATAAAATTATATCTGCAAAGAAAATAATTTTAAATTTTACAGCGAGTATCAACTATCAAGTATGTGCGCAAAAAACAGGGTGATTTGCTGTCTGTTACCACATGGTGATACAGCTTCTTTTTGCTCCGAAGATCCTTCAATAGTGACAACAACTCTTGGACAAAATTTGATTCAGGAGTTTGCCGGGTTTGCTCGAAGGCATCCAGGACAGCCCTGAATGAAGCAGCTTTTCGTTGCATTGTAAGGGGAATGAGTGTGATATTCAGATTGGATTCCAGGACTGTTTTTGCAGCCAGTGGATCAAGAAACATGTTTAACTCTGCGTATCTGTTCGATGGAACAGTGAACACATTCCCCTTCTCATGACCTCCATCTCTGATGAGCCCTCCAACAACATAAATTCTCTGCACATGGAGAAAATGTGTTGAGCAAGATCTTTTCACAGATATTGGGTCAAAACTATAGAGGTCTGGAGATAGGGAGCATACTGACCTCTATCACAGAGCTTGCATCCCTGTCAGAGAGTGAAATGTTTGCCAAATTGGTGAGAGGTCCACTGGTAAGAAGAGTGATCTTGTCCCCTGGACCAAGTTGCCTCCTGACAGACTGCCACACTTCAAAAGCCAGTGGCTGCCGATGTTCTGGATCATCTGTACTTTCAGGAGTGTATCTGATCATGCGATCGATAACCGTGTAAATATTTTGCGCCATTTTCAGTTATCACACTTCTATTCAAATGAAGCAAATGCAGAACTTTTTCCTTACCTTCTAGGACTTCTTGGCAATAACCGAGCCAGTCCATACAATGTATCGGAGTCGATAAATCCACCACTGCCCAACGGAATAGCATACACATTGTTGCAACCAAGGGTTGGATTCCCCATTGCAGTGGTATTGCCAAGGCCAACTGGAATGTCGTCGCGGCCCATCATATGTAGAATGTCATAAATGATATCGATGCTTGCGATATTCGCCCATCCATTGCCATTGACCAAAACTCCCTATAATTAGTCAGTAAAGTAGCTTTCATCAGTAACTTGGCTGTTTAACAGTACAGCATAAAGTTCATTTAACAGATTTTCAGTCAAAGTATACTTTCCCTCACCTTTAGATCTATAACTTCTCTTGGTGCCTTCAAGAGATATATAAGAGAAACAAAATCTCCAGGGCTCATGTCCATGTCAAAAATAACTGGCTTTCCCCTGCTCACGTTTATGAAATCTGGCTTATAAAGAACTTCCCTGTAATATGGGAATTGCGTACTGATGTTAAATCGACCAGCTTGTTTAGCGAGATTTAGGACCTGATGAAGGAAAGAGTTCAGTTAGGGGACATCAATTTAGGACCTGAAGAAAAGAGTTCAGTTAGGGGACAGCTATTTGGACCTGACCAAAAGAGTTCAGTTAGGTGGCAGCAATTTAAGAAATTTATGATTCCTCGTAGACAGAGTGAAATTTAGTTACacaatctggatgcatattcttCTGAAGTGTCTATGCATGTTCAAACTGTTCAATTTAATTTAAATGCTGCGCTCTTTTAGATACTAAATTAGCACGCAAACTCCACTCCAATTGCTAATCATGCATATATACTGCTTAGTGCTTTACCTCTAGGAAGTTCTTGGAAAATTCCCTATCAAACGCGCTATTGTAAACCGGGTTTGGCTTCGCGCTCGTGGCAACACGAACGCGGACTCCTTCTGAACCAGTCACTTCCTTGGTGTATCCATCCTATAAGGAGAAATGCAAGTCACTGTGAATTTATACTACTCTTACATGGGATTTTGTTTTTTGGCATTGGTGACACATAGAGATATCTTACCTGGCATCTACCTGCGTTGCTTCCCGGCACCAAGCAGAAACTATCTCCGATCCCAGTCTGGACATGGCCACTGTGAACACCACCCACCTTCAGACCAAACTTGGGCGTCGCGCGGCCATCGAAAAACGGGTTCGAGCCGTCGCGCACGCCGTACGGTTTGTTGGAAGTGATCACCGTGATGTTCATGTACTCTAGCTCAGCAAAGTCATTTGCGCCATTGGCGTCGCCATTGCGCATGCTAGAGAAAGCCACACCGGCGGCAAAGGAATCCCACATGTAATAGCCCTGCAGTTACAAGAAAAGAAAAACATTATCATAATTGATGAATTGAAATCTTTAATGACAAGGATGTAAAAAATGGAAAAGATTTTGAATTGGATGGAGAGCTTGCCGTGCTGCCATGGAGGCCGGGAGCCGGCCTTCTGTGTCTCCTCAGGACTAGGTCGAGCGACTGGAAGCAGTAGCGCGCCTCGGGCGTGGTCTGCCACCGCCGGCCGAACTCGGCGAAGTACTCCTCGGTGACCGGGATGGTGTTGGTGGCGTCGAGAGGGACGAGCGTGACGGGGACGCCGGAGTGGAGCACCTGGTAGGCGGCGAAGGGGTCGCCGAACACGTTGAACTCCGCGAACGGGTTGGCGCCGTAGGCGGTGAAGAGGTTCCCCGCCACCCTTACGCCGCCGCCGAGGACGTAGACGCGCTCCACGTTGCGCCTCAGGTGCGGGTGCGCCATGAGGAGGAGCGCGGCGTTGGTGTGGGTCCCAAAGAGGAGCAGCGTGGTAGGGCCCGCCGACACCGTGTCCACCATCACTTGCTGCGCCGTGGGCTGCCGGAGCGGCGCGTACCCCCGGTGGCCCTGCGGGAGGAAGCCCCTACGGAGGCCGCCGTTGGTGTCGGTGTCGAGGCGCCCGCCACGGCGTCCCGGCGGGACGGCTTGCCGGTATCGGCAGCCGCCCACCGTCGACATGCCCTGCCGTACGTAATCTTTTTAGCAAGCTTGTAAATTAATAATGGTAATTCGTGGCTTCGGCGCTTCGCCGGCCGCCGATTCATCGATCAGTACGTACCTGGTCTATCAGGGGGAGGTAGCCGCCGACGTCGGGGTGTATCTCTCCAGCCTCCGatatgccgccgtcgccgccgacgccgacggCAATGTCGTCGCGGCCCATCATGTAGAGGATGTCGTAGAGCTGGTCGACGCCGTGGCCGGCGTCGATCCATGCGTTGGCGCTGATGGTAATGGCCTACGCACAGTGTACGTACGTTCACATCACAACTTATCAGAGTAATGCACTACTACTAGTAGAGTCTAGAGAGGGAGAGAAAATCCGACGCAGTCAAAGGCCAAGATGCGCCATCGTTGTCCTATCTAAATGGCTTCCTCTTTTCCTCTCCAAAGATTGAacgccttcctctttctctctctgaGAAGAGTGTAAACCGCCTCTCCTTTTACAAACCTATAATTAACTAATCGGCAATGTCGACAATGCAAACAATCATTCGAGCCGGCGCACGCGCGCATGCATACGACGATGGAGAGATCCAGCGGCCGTTTTCCACCAAAAGGTAACGTATATGCACGAGCGAACACGACCGGGCCGATGCGATCAGCAGAACATTCTGATTCGCAAATACAAAATTTTTAAAAAATCACCAGGACAGATGATCGGAGATCGATTACTGGGAGGCGATTACGAGTGCCACGACGCATAGCATGCAGCACGAGAGCGGGACGGAGGAGGACACGGCACCAAATTACCTTGACGTCGAATTGGGAGCGGTCCTGCTTGAGGATGTAGAGCAGCGCGAAGAGGTCGTCGGTGTCCATGTCCGTGTCCACCAGGATCCTCCTCGGCGGCGGCGCCCCCGCCGCGGCCACGCCGGCGACCGCAAAGAGGGACACCAGAGCCACGGCGGCCGTCCATGACGGTGAACTCGTCCTCCTCGCCTTCTCCATGAGGAGAAGGCGGTGCTACGACTACTACGGACTATACTAGGGGGGCGGTTGCCAGTTGGTGCCTAGCTCTCTAGCTATGGCTTTCTGCATGATGGGTGCGCCTCTTATGGGAGAGAAGATGGTT
Proteins encoded in this window:
- the LOC123055280 gene encoding uncharacterized protein; amino-acid sequence: MEKARRTSSPSWTAAVALVSLFAVAGVAAAGAPPPRRILVDTDMDTDDLFALLYILKQDRSQFDVKAITISANAWIDAGHGVDQLYDILYMMGRDDIAVGVGGDGGISEAGEIHPDVGGYLPLIDQGMSTVGGCRYRQAVPPGRRGGRLDTDTNGGLRRGFLPQGHRGYAPLRQPTAQQVMVDTVSAGPTTLLLFGTHTNAALLLMAHPHLRRNVERVYVLGGGVRVAGNLFTAYGANPFAEFNVFGDPFAAYQVLHSGVPVTLVPLDATNTIPVTEEYFAEFGRRWQTTPEARYCFQSLDLVLRRHRRPAPGLHGSTGYYMWDSFAAGVAFSSMRNGDANGANDFAELEYMNITVITSNKPYGVRDGSNPFFDGRATPKFGLKVGGVHSGHVQTGIGDSFCLVPGSNAGRCQDGYTKEVTGSEGVRVRVATSAKPNPVYNSAFDREFSKNFLEVLNLAKQAGRFNISTQFPYYREVLYKPDFINVSRGKPVIFDMDMSPGDFVSLIYLLKAPREVIDLKGVLVNGNGWANIASIDIIYDILHMMGRDDIPVGLGNTTAMGNPTLGCNNVYAIPLGSGGFIDSDTLYGLARLLPRSPRRYTPESTDDPEHRQPLAFEVWQSVRRQLGPGDKITLLTSGPLTNLANISLSDRDASSVIERIYVVGGLIRDGGHEKGNVFTVPSNRYAELNMFLDPLAAKTVLESNLNITLIPLTMQRKAASFRAVLDAFEQTRQTPESNFVQELLSLLKDLRSKKKLYHHVDIFLGEVLGAVYMVQGSDLKSTLKVKRISVLADTMKSTDGQIVISKQSTKLVHVLSDFNVEIYYNRLANSLTNKKQSAIVASFEEQKAIWSRPPNNSGPGHNRFL